One window of Magallana gigas chromosome 2, xbMagGiga1.1, whole genome shotgun sequence genomic DNA carries:
- the LOC117681814 gene encoding uncharacterized protein, with product MNTFVRLSIFISLVWLVKNVSTECNNTTGMIEQKTVGNILSLSCPPQNNHIRWEHHSSNVLLRTFHTPNFTIFNISYLDIGTYQCLNTQDSCIRKKVILNVQGPPAFLRAEKYIGIGETKMTLIASELISFPRPDENVTIKACGAENQKEINATEYQSVLVKASRYNSDFEIAGYRINITIDPSTLTGETLTCIEVYISNNIGETMFRLYLTTEYSDFDNRGSFFKFLRENTFLVSLSGLGMLLLIILIVLITLCRRLKRGKPNNDISVFMSNSSTIIRLANYFFILHYCVVLFCYIFSGNNEVSF from the exons ATGAACACCTTTGTTAGACTGTCTATTTTCATCAGTTTAG TGTGGTTGGTAAAGAATGTATCAACAGAATGCAACAATACCACTG GTATGATAGAACAAAAGACGGTCGgtaatattttatcattgtcGTGTCCGCCACAGAATAACCATATAAGATGGGAACATCATAGCAGCAATGTTCTCTTGAGGACCTTTCATACtccaaatttcacaatatttaacaTTTCCTATTTAGATATTGGAActtatcagtgtttaaatacACAAGATTCTTGCATTAGGAAAAAAGTAATTCTAAACGTTCAAG GACCTCCCGCTTTTTTAAGAGCAGAGAAGTACATCGGCATTGGCGAAACAAAGATGACTTTAATTGCATCTGAATTAATAAGTTTTCCGCGTCCAGACGAGAACGTTACAATCAAAGCATGTGGAGCAGAAAACCAAAAGGAAATAAATGCTACAGAATACCAGTCAGTATTGGTGAAAGCAAGTCGATATAATTCAGATTTTGAAATCGCTGGATATCGTATCAATATTACGATCGATCCTTCAACTTTAACTGGAGAAACTCTTACCTGTATAGAAGTATATATATCAAACAACATTGGAGAAACGATGTTTAGGTTGTACTTAACCACCGAATACAGTGATTTTGACAACAGAGGATCATTTT ttaaaTTTCTTCGGGAGAATACCTTTTTGGTGTCACTAAGTGGACTAGGAATGCTACTACTGATAATTCTAATTGTACTCATTACTTTGTGCAGGCGTCTTAAACGGGGTAAACCTAATAACGATATATCCGTTTTTATGTCAAACAGTTCAACAATTATTCGTTTggcaaactatttttttatattacattattGTGTAgttcttttttgttatattttcagTGGAAACAATGAAGTaagtttttag